DNA from Leptospira yasudae:
TCGAGCCAAAACGAGTTTCTCGTAAACGGAACCGGATTGGAAAACGCTCCTAACTTTTCCAAATGCGGTTTTCCCTTTTCGGGACCGATATCGTTCCAGAGTTTCGTAAAATACCAATGCACCGAATACTCCAGTGCGGAACGGAGATTCTGATCCTTCTGCCACCGAATGTACGGATGTCTCGTCTTGTCCCAAAAAAAGAGGGATTGATCTTCCTTTAGATAACCGCTTTCCAATGCGGAAAGAGCAAGGACAGGATGAAAGAGAGAAGAAGGGGGAGTTTTCAAAAAACATTCTTCTTTTTGAAAGTAGATTTTGTTACGCGAAGTGAGATTCGCGAGAACCGCACAGACGAACTTGCCTTCCGATACGAGATTCTTTTCGGAAAAAGGCATGGGAGGCGGAGCATCGACGGAAGGTTCGCTTTTGCAGGCGGAGAAGGCGAACGCAAATACGAAAAACAACGATAGGACGATCGGACGTTTCACTTGAATTTCGAGTGAATCAGAGGAGAGCGGAAATTCCAATCAAAATGACCGCGACGGGGATATAAAAAAAGAAGAAATAAATTTTTCCGGCCTTCTTCCAGGGCTTTTCGAGTTTCGGACGGATCATCTCTTTCAGCGCTTCTTCGTTCGCGTTGTAGAGATCGGAAGCGTCGTTCATCCCGTAGAGATTTCCGGCGAGACGTTTCAGGGCTTTTTCGCGATGTACTTCGAGATAGCGTTTGCTCGCGGAGACGAGGGCTTCGTTTTCCGAAAACAGATTGCGAAACACCATGGGAATTTCGTAGAACTTCCCGATCAACAGACTGGAAAAACGGGTGAAAAGTCCGAGATAAAAAAGGGACGCGTATTGAACGGCTTCCCATTTTAAACCGAACACGATTG
Protein-coding regions in this window:
- a CDS encoding penicillin-binding transpeptidase domain-containing protein, whose translation is MKRPIVLSLFFVFAFAFSACKSEPSVDAPPPMPFSEKNLVSEGKFVCAVLANLTSRNKIYFQKEECFLKTPPSSLFHPVLALSALESGYLKEDQSLFFWDKTRHPYIRWQKDQNLRSALEYSVHWYFTKLWNDIGPEKGKPHLEKLGAFSNPVPFTRNSFWLDGSYMISPAEFADFLIRLQEPSPPFRKKTITTVWDLLKRSPGSLSNASGSHDLSGDWNGVEEYRSDSAFHYTQEEANSWFWVSFQKSNTRWLLLTRVRAVGQPASPLEAAKLASKILQEESVLP